The Nitrospinaceae bacterium genome has a segment encoding these proteins:
- a CDS encoding glutaredoxin family protein, which produces MREFLSHHNVAFDEKMVDQDAAALEAFKQTGSRGTPTIMVGEEMIIGFDRGRLEQLLDLN; this is translated from the coding sequence GTGAGAGAGTTTCTCTCACATCATAACGTTGCGTTCGATGAGAAAATGGTAGACCAGGATGCTGCGGCCCTTGAGGCCTTCAAGCAAACTGGTTCGCGCGGCACCCCCACGATTATGGTTGGCGAGGAAATGATTATCGGTTTTGATCGCGGGCGGCTTGAACAGCTTCTGGACCTTAACTAG